The following proteins come from a genomic window of Phnomibacter ginsenosidimutans:
- the infB gene encoding translation initiation factor IF-2 gives MSEQKLPRLLAAAKEFNIGQDTLVEFLAGKGFNRDDLKPTAKLSPEMYLSLQKEFQSDKVAKAKSDMIDLPKGATAEARKKKEEEEISFKKEEKKPAEKEVVSQVEETPAPVAAPAPAPAPAPVVAEPTPAPAPAPEPTPVVAAPVVEPAAPAPAPAPAPVAEEPVAPAPASKPETPAIEMPKVLGVIDLDAIDSSTRPKKTAKKPAEKPAEAPAPAAAKPADVPAPAAPAPKQEAAPAAAPAPAAEEPAKEEEKVIENIQAERLSGPKIIGKIELPVRSDTRPRPGGPGGAANDDAKRKRKRIPITGTGGGGNNAGGAGGNQQRPGGPNQGGGQHGGGQRHQGAGNRPGDRRSGPGGPGQNRGPAGRREDRVIDEKEIQQKLAETQARLSGGGGNKAGKNRAKLRREKRRELAEMQEGDNDSNVIEVTEFISASEMANLMDVSPTEVVAKCFSLGLMVSINQRLDAEVIELVASEFGYDVKFVGLEDQLDEEEEEVDDPEELKPRAPIVTIMGHVDHGKTSLLDYIRNANVVSGEAGGITQHIGAYEVTTASGKKVTFLDTPGHEAFTAMRARGAKVTDIAVIVVAADDAVMPQTREAISHAQAAGVPMIFAINKIDKDGANPQKIYEQLSQMNILVEEWGGKFQSQEISAKKGLNIDLLLEKILLEAEILDLKANPDREASGTIVEATLDKGRGYVATLLVLNGTLKQGDIVVSGQYFGRVKAMFNERNQKIEQAGPASPALLLGLNGAPQAGEKFKVYEDESEAKQAAYKRGQIMREQGMRARKHITLDEIGRRLALGNFKELNVIIKGDVDGSVEALSDSLEKLSTEEIVVRVILKGVGAVSENDVTLASASDAIIIGFNVRPNQQAGRLAENEGIEIKQYSVIYNAINDVKAAMEGLLEPKVEEKEVASVEIREVFKFDKATVAGCYVTSGKIKRDAKIRLYRDGVLIYPRTEGGFAELGSLKRYKDDVKDVLNGTECGLTIKNFTDIQVGDTVVAIEEEEVKRTL, from the coding sequence ATGTCAGAACAGAAATTACCGAGATTACTAGCAGCAGCCAAAGAATTCAACATTGGGCAAGATACCCTGGTGGAATTTCTGGCAGGCAAAGGCTTCAACCGCGATGACCTGAAGCCTACAGCCAAGCTTTCACCAGAAATGTACTTGTCGCTTCAGAAAGAATTCCAAAGCGATAAAGTGGCCAAGGCAAAAAGCGACATGATCGATTTGCCCAAAGGTGCCACTGCAGAAGCCCGGAAGAAGAAAGAAGAAGAGGAAATCAGCTTCAAAAAAGAGGAAAAGAAGCCTGCCGAAAAAGAAGTGGTAAGCCAGGTAGAGGAAACGCCTGCACCCGTTGCAGCTCCCGCTCCGGCTCCCGCACCAGCGCCTGTGGTAGCAGAACCAACGCCAGCGCCTGCTCCTGCTCCGGAACCCACTCCAGTGGTGGCTGCACCCGTAGTCGAGCCAGCAGCACCAGCACCTGCGCCGGCCCCTGCTCCTGTGGCCGAAGAGCCTGTAGCGCCAGCACCTGCCAGCAAGCCTGAAACGCCTGCTATTGAAATGCCCAAAGTACTGGGTGTAATTGATCTGGATGCTATTGACTCCAGCACTCGTCCGAAGAAAACGGCTAAAAAACCTGCTGAAAAGCCGGCAGAAGCACCAGCCCCTGCTGCTGCAAAACCTGCTGACGTACCAGCTCCGGCTGCACCTGCACCTAAGCAAGAAGCGGCACCTGCTGCGGCCCCTGCTCCTGCTGCCGAAGAGCCAGCTAAGGAAGAAGAAAAAGTAATTGAAAATATTCAGGCAGAACGCCTGAGCGGCCCCAAAATCATTGGTAAAATCGAACTGCCTGTACGGTCAGATACAAGGCCTCGCCCCGGCGGGCCCGGTGGCGCTGCCAATGATGATGCCAAACGCAAACGCAAACGCATCCCCATTACCGGTACCGGTGGTGGTGGCAACAATGCCGGCGGTGCGGGTGGCAATCAGCAACGCCCCGGTGGCCCTAATCAAGGTGGCGGACAGCATGGTGGCGGTCAGCGTCATCAGGGTGCTGGCAATCGCCCCGGCGATAGAAGAAGCGGACCCGGTGGCCCCGGCCAAAATCGTGGCCCTGCCGGTCGTAGAGAAGACCGCGTCATCGACGAAAAAGAAATCCAACAAAAACTGGCCGAAACACAGGCTCGCCTCAGCGGCGGCGGTGGCAATAAGGCCGGTAAAAACAGGGCCAAACTCCGCCGTGAAAAACGTCGTGAACTGGCCGAAATGCAAGAGGGTGACAACGATAGCAACGTAATCGAAGTAACAGAATTCATCAGCGCTAGTGAAATGGCCAATCTGATGGATGTAAGCCCTACCGAAGTAGTGGCCAAATGTTTCAGCCTCGGTTTGATGGTGTCTATTAACCAGCGCCTCGATGCAGAAGTAATTGAACTGGTAGCCAGCGAATTTGGCTACGATGTAAAATTTGTGGGTCTCGAAGATCAGCTCGACGAAGAAGAGGAAGAGGTAGACGATCCGGAAGAACTGAAACCACGTGCCCCCATTGTTACCATCATGGGTCACGTTGACCACGGTAAAACATCATTGCTCGACTATATCCGTAATGCCAACGTAGTAAGCGGCGAAGCAGGTGGTATCACCCAGCACATTGGCGCTTATGAAGTAACTACCGCTAGCGGCAAAAAAGTCACCTTCCTCGATACGCCCGGTCACGAAGCCTTTACGGCGATGCGTGCCCGTGGTGCCAAAGTAACCGACATTGCAGTAATTGTAGTAGCGGCCGACGATGCGGTGATGCCACAAACAAGGGAAGCCATCAGCCACGCACAAGCGGCCGGCGTACCCATGATTTTTGCCATCAACAAGATTGATAAAGATGGCGCCAACCCGCAAAAAATCTACGAACAACTCAGCCAGATGAACATTCTGGTGGAAGAGTGGGGCGGTAAATTCCAAAGTCAGGAAATCAGTGCCAAGAAAGGCCTGAACATTGACCTGCTGTTGGAAAAGATTTTGCTGGAAGCCGAAATTCTCGACCTGAAAGCGAACCCCGACCGCGAAGCCAGCGGTACCATTGTCGAAGCTACCTTGGATAAAGGCCGTGGTTATGTAGCCACATTGTTGGTACTCAATGGTACTTTGAAGCAAGGGGATATTGTGGTGAGTGGCCAGTATTTTGGTCGTGTAAAAGCAATGTTCAACGAACGCAACCAGAAAATTGAGCAGGCTGGTCCGGCTTCTCCGGCACTGTTGCTCGGTTTGAACGGTGCACCACAAGCGGGTGAGAAGTTCAAAGTATACGAAGACGAAAGCGAAGCCAAGCAGGCAGCGTATAAGCGTGGTCAGATTATGCGTGAACAAGGCATGCGGGCCCGTAAGCACATTACGCTGGATGAAATCGGTCGTCGTTTGGCATTGGGCAACTTTAAAGAACTTAATGTTATCATCAAAGGTGACGTGGATGGTTCGGTAGAAGCCTTGAGCGATAGCTTGGAAAAACTGAGCACCGAAGAAATTGTGGTGCGGGTGATTTTGAAAGGTGTGGGTGCCGTAAGTGAAAACGACGTTACACTCGCTAGTGCTTCCGACGCCATCATCATCGGCTTCAACGTTCGACCCAACCAACAAGCGGGCCGACTGGCTGAAAACGAAGGCATCGAAATCAAGCAATATTCTGTTATCTACAACGCCATCAACGATGTGAAGGCAGCCATGGAAGGCCTGTTGGAACCCAAGGTGGAAGAGAAGGAAGTGGCTTCGGTGGAAATCCGCGAAGTGTTCAAGTTCGACAAGGCAACCGTTGCCGGTTGTTATGTTACCTCGGGCAAAATCAAGCGGGACGCCAAGATTCGCCTTTACCGCGATGGTGTACTTATCTACCCACGTACCGAAGGCGGCTTTGCAGAGCTGGGCAGCCTGAAGCGTTACAAAGACGACGTGAAAGATGTATTGAACGGCACAGAGTGTGGTTTGACCATCAAGAACTTCACCGACATTCAGGTGGGCGATACCGTAGTAGCGATCGAAGAAGAAGAAGTAAAACGTACTTTGTAA
- a CDS encoding DMT family transporter, with the protein MKKSALPYLALVLTSVVWGTTWVASKFGIQGVHPLFFSAIRQLLGGLCYLIFFVAIGKAVWPSRKEWGYLILMGLLLFVSSNGLTTWGIKYINSGLGAIIGAIFPLFVAIIDWARGSSDKPNLLASAGLILGFAGVAIIFYEHIADFANSDFSFGIILSLIAAFTWAVGTVMTTNNSIGLNRYYSLGWQMFLAGFMLTCISAGSGLAMPLQEIPAQTWYALAYMVTFGSIITFGAFIYSLQHLPTTLASIYAYINPMVAVVLGHFILGEAWSLFLLVGALVTVAGVFLVNTGFKKARAGETVTWRSLLLGRRA; encoded by the coding sequence ATGAAAAAGAGTGCTCTTCCTTATTTGGCTTTGGTATTGACATCGGTGGTGTGGGGCACTACCTGGGTGGCATCCAAGTTTGGCATTCAGGGTGTGCACCCGTTGTTTTTTTCAGCCATCCGCCAGTTGCTGGGTGGCTTGTGTTATCTCATATTTTTTGTAGCCATTGGCAAAGCCGTGTGGCCAAGCCGCAAAGAGTGGGGCTACCTCATCCTGATGGGGTTGCTGCTTTTTGTAAGCAGTAATGGACTCACCACCTGGGGTATCAAGTACATCAACAGCGGTTTGGGTGCCATCATCGGGGCCATTTTTCCTTTGTTTGTTGCCATCATCGATTGGGCAAGAGGAAGCAGTGATAAGCCCAATTTATTAGCGAGTGCAGGATTGATCCTGGGCTTTGCCGGCGTGGCCATCATTTTTTACGAGCATATTGCCGACTTCGCCAACAGCGATTTTTCCTTTGGTATTATTCTATCGCTTATAGCTGCTTTTACCTGGGCTGTAGGAACTGTTATGACTACGAACAACAGCATTGGCCTCAACCGCTATTATAGTTTGGGCTGGCAAATGTTTTTAGCCGGATTTATGCTCACCTGTATTTCTGCCGGCTCTGGCTTGGCCATGCCCCTGCAAGAAATACCTGCACAAACCTGGTATGCGTTGGCCTACATGGTTACGTTTGGGTCCATTATTACGTTTGGTGCTTTTATTTATTCGCTGCAGCATTTACCTACCACACTGGCTTCTATTTATGCATACATCAACCCCATGGTAGCAGTAGTGCTTGGCCATTTTATTTTGGGTGAAGCATGGAGTCTGTTTTTGCTGGTAGGTGCACTGGTAACTGTAGCCGGTGTGTTTTTGGTAAACACAGGTTTTAAAAAAGCCCGGGCCGGCGAAACCGTTACCTGGCGCAGCTTGCTGCTCGGTAGAAGGGCATAG
- a CDS encoding NAD(P)/FAD-dependent oxidoreductase, whose translation MHTIRKVVIIGGGFAGLQLARKLNNKPAFAVTLIDRFNYHQFQPLFYQVATGGLDASNISFPLRKVFHNSKNVRIRLDKVTGIDTQAQVVHTEHGRQLYDDLVIATGADTNFFGNADLEQHTYPMKSTVEALQLRHKIITNFEALLYTQDPILQQRLLTIVVVGGGPTGVELSGAIAEMKSFVLPKDYPEIDFSKMRILLLEGTGKTLAAMSESSSRQSQQYLQQLGVEVMTNTLMETYDGQTITLKDGNTIESGLVIWAAGIKGNVPDGIDPSLIVRGNRIKVNRFNQVEGFSNVYALGDVAWMQTPSYPNGHPQVANVAINQAVNLANNWRKYPADIAEWKPYEYKDLGSMATVGRNKAVVDLPFPKSSGKRWHFGGLFAWLVWMFLHLMLILGVKNKLMVFINWMYNYLTYDQSLRLIFKEFDRDHRTTSST comes from the coding sequence ATGCACACTATTCGCAAAGTGGTCATTATCGGCGGTGGTTTCGCCGGTTTGCAATTGGCCCGAAAACTCAACAATAAGCCCGCATTTGCGGTCACTCTTATCGACCGGTTTAACTATCATCAGTTTCAACCCCTCTTTTATCAGGTGGCCACGGGCGGGCTTGATGCCAGTAATATTTCTTTTCCGCTGCGTAAAGTTTTTCACAACAGTAAAAATGTACGGATACGACTTGATAAAGTAACGGGCATTGATACCCAAGCGCAGGTTGTACATACCGAGCACGGTAGGCAGCTTTATGACGACTTGGTGATAGCGACCGGTGCAGATACCAACTTCTTTGGCAATGCTGATTTAGAGCAGCACACCTACCCAATGAAAAGCACGGTAGAAGCGTTACAACTCCGGCATAAAATCATAACCAACTTTGAAGCGCTGCTATATACACAGGACCCCATTTTGCAGCAGCGATTACTTACGATTGTAGTAGTGGGAGGCGGGCCAACTGGTGTAGAACTGAGCGGCGCCATTGCCGAAATGAAAAGCTTTGTGCTGCCCAAAGACTATCCTGAAATTGATTTTTCTAAGATGCGCATTTTGCTATTGGAAGGCACAGGTAAAACCCTTGCTGCCATGAGTGAAAGCAGCAGCCGGCAAAGCCAGCAATACTTGCAGCAGTTGGGCGTAGAGGTAATGACCAATACCCTGATGGAAACTTATGATGGGCAAACCATTACACTAAAAGATGGCAACACGATAGAAAGCGGATTGGTAATATGGGCTGCAGGCATTAAAGGCAACGTGCCTGATGGCATCGACCCTTCGCTGATTGTGCGGGGCAACCGCATCAAGGTCAATCGCTTTAATCAGGTAGAAGGTTTTAGCAATGTGTATGCCTTGGGTGATGTTGCATGGATGCAAACGCCCAGCTATCCAAACGGACATCCGCAGGTAGCCAATGTGGCCATCAATCAGGCGGTGAACCTTGCCAACAACTGGCGTAAATACCCGGCCGATATTGCTGAATGGAAGCCGTACGAATACAAAGATCTCGGCAGCATGGCAACCGTTGGCCGCAACAAAGCCGTGGTTGATTTACCGTTTCCAAAATCATCGGGAAAGAGATGGCACTTCGGCGGCTTGTTCGCCTGGCTTGTATGGATGTTTTTACACCTGATGCTGATACTTGGCGTTAAAAACAAACTGATGGTATTCATCAACTGGATGTACAACTACCTCACATACGATCAAAGTTTGCGGCTCATTTTTAAAGAATTTGACCGCGACCATCGAACTACCAGTAGTACTTGA
- a CDS encoding PspC domain-containing protein yields MKKVININFQGRVIPIEETAYEMLQNYISSLRNYFANEEGREEIINDIENRIGELFGEALKKGAACITEDELNKIMSSIGRPEDFAANDEDAGTSTASSSASYSQSQQQHSYQQQYQQTTEPKRLYRDEQDKILAGVASGIAHYLGIDPAVVRLIFAFLLIVGGTGILLYIILWIVLPSKSLVNHVRKRLFRDPDDKVISGVCGGLGKYFDINPAIPRVIFAAPFIFGLITSIGRNFFDDGPIFVGGFGGSTFILVYVILWIVLPEALTASEKLEMRGEKVDLNSIRDTVMNDPQGFKGRAQKMGEEVKASAQKMGSEMKETFQDRGQAFNAEVKKSGSGIGNAIAILVKAFVYFVLGCVAFGLFVALIALTGAGVGVMPLHDFFLQGTSQNLFALGTLVLFIGVPIISILVWFIRRLMKVRTHNKFIGYAFTALWFVGLFCLIALLGSVRRSFSTQIGKREEISIQQPKNGKLEVAIADEQISYYDGWFEMDGLVSIDGDSMYVNTAKVNVVKSKDSLFHVHMIRMSRGRDRAQAQQLAEKINFPIVQKDDILYLPGTFTIARHDKWRNQKVMIVIEVPVGKNIRLSNEVDDYDYFNIDFGRSRRGFRIDIDREWEEGLYWEDEIDMQMTEDRLEWDGRNPDRDGNRYNRIDRNTDRGRETIITDSNNVKEPTAPKSPAAPKQQATPDSVYRYKQVKEKPAENNTDDATVTGSNFRPMSPLASVLKLF; encoded by the coding sequence ATGAAAAAGGTCATCAACATCAACTTCCAGGGCAGGGTAATTCCTATTGAAGAAACTGCTTATGAGATGTTGCAAAACTATATCAGCAGCCTGCGCAACTACTTTGCCAACGAAGAAGGCCGCGAAGAAATCATCAACGATATTGAGAACCGCATCGGCGAACTTTTTGGCGAAGCCCTCAAAAAAGGTGCCGCCTGCATCACCGAAGACGAGCTCAATAAAATCATGAGCAGCATTGGCCGGCCCGAAGATTTTGCCGCCAATGATGAAGACGCTGGTACCAGCACCGCCAGCAGCTCAGCTTCTTACAGCCAGAGCCAGCAGCAGCACAGCTACCAGCAGCAATACCAGCAAACCACTGAACCCAAGCGCCTCTACCGCGATGAGCAAGACAAAATTTTGGCCGGTGTAGCCAGTGGCATTGCCCACTACCTCGGCATCGACCCTGCAGTGGTTCGCCTCATCTTTGCTTTCCTGCTGATTGTAGGTGGCACAGGTATTCTGCTGTACATCATCCTCTGGATTGTATTGCCCAGCAAAAGCCTGGTGAACCATGTACGCAAACGCCTTTTTCGTGACCCCGATGATAAAGTCATCAGCGGCGTATGCGGTGGCCTCGGTAAGTATTTTGATATCAACCCTGCCATTCCCCGCGTCATTTTTGCAGCGCCATTCATCTTTGGCCTCATCACTTCTATCGGTCGCAACTTTTTCGATGATGGTCCCATCTTCGTAGGCGGTTTCGGTGGTTCTACATTCATCCTCGTGTACGTAATCCTCTGGATTGTACTGCCCGAAGCACTCACCGCTTCTGAAAAGTTGGAAATGCGGGGCGAAAAAGTGGACCTCAACAGCATCCGCGATACCGTAATGAACGATCCGCAGGGCTTTAAAGGCCGTGCCCAAAAAATGGGCGAAGAGGTAAAAGCCTCTGCTCAAAAAATGGGTAGCGAAATGAAAGAAACCTTTCAGGACCGCGGCCAGGCTTTCAATGCAGAAGTAAAAAAATCGGGTAGCGGTATTGGCAACGCCATTGCTATTCTGGTAAAAGCTTTTGTGTACTTCGTGTTGGGTTGCGTAGCCTTCGGGTTGTTTGTAGCCCTCATAGCCCTCACCGGCGCCGGTGTAGGTGTAATGCCGCTGCACGACTTCTTTTTGCAAGGCACATCCCAAAACCTGTTTGCCCTTGGTACCCTTGTATTGTTCATCGGTGTTCCCATCATCAGCATACTGGTATGGTTTATCCGCCGCCTTATGAAAGTGCGTACCCACAACAAGTTTATCGGATATGCATTTACTGCGCTGTGGTTTGTGGGTTTGTTTTGCCTTATCGCCTTGTTGGGCAGTGTACGCCGCAGCTTTTCTACCCAAATAGGTAAGCGGGAAGAAATCAGCATTCAGCAGCCCAAAAATGGCAAGCTCGAAGTGGCCATTGCCGATGAGCAAATCAGCTACTACGATGGTTGGTTTGAAATGGATGGCCTGGTAAGCATTGATGGCGACAGCATGTATGTAAACACTGCCAAAGTAAATGTGGTGAAGAGCAAAGACAGTTTGTTTCATGTGCACATGATTCGCATGAGCCGTGGCCGCGACCGTGCACAGGCACAGCAGCTGGCCGAAAAAATCAACTTCCCCATTGTACAAAAAGACGATATCCTTTATCTACCCGGTACGTTCACCATTGCCCGCCATGATAAATGGCGCAATCAAAAAGTGATGATTGTAATTGAAGTACCTGTAGGCAAAAACATTCGCCTGAGCAATGAAGTAGATGACTATGATTATTTCAACATCGACTTTGGCCGCAGCCGCCGTGGCTTCCGCATAGATATTGACCGCGAATGGGAAGAAGGCCTGTACTGGGAAGATGAAATAGACATGCAAATGACCGAAGACCGGCTGGAATGGGATGGCCGCAATCCTGACCGTGACGGCAACCGGTACAACAGGATCGATCGCAACACCGATCGTGGCAGAGAAACCATCATCACAGATAGTAACAACGTGAAAGAGCCAACGGCACCGAAATCGCCTGCAGCCCCCAAGCAGCAAGCCACACCAGACAGTGTGTACCGCTACAAGCAGGTAAAAGAAAAGCCTGCAGAAAATAATACTGACGATGCCACTGTTACCGGCAGCAACTTTCGACCCATGTCGCCGCTGGCCAGTGTACTTAAACTCTTTTAG
- a CDS encoding PadR family transcriptional regulator, with protein MNIENTASQMRKGVLEFCVLSVIRKGEAYPSDIIEQMKAANFQLLEGTLYPLLTRLKNSGMVNYRWVESSKRPAPQVLQPHR; from the coding sequence ATGAACATTGAAAACACCGCCAGTCAGATGCGCAAGGGAGTACTGGAGTTTTGTGTGCTATCGGTGATACGCAAGGGTGAGGCCTACCCGAGTGATATCATTGAGCAGATGAAAGCAGCCAACTTCCAACTGCTGGAAGGAACGCTGTATCCGCTGCTCACACGCCTCAAAAATTCAGGAATGGTGAACTACCGCTGGGTAGAAAGCAGCAAGCGGCCCGCCCCGCAAGTACTTCAGCCTCACCGATAA
- a CDS encoding TetR/AcrR family transcriptional regulator, protein MARPKQTTSPNRRQQILEQAAGLFKTNGFNATTMRQLAEQTGMEAASLYNHISSKEELLREICFSVANDFNAHLLQLEADDSCASRKMEAIIRFHIHMLLTRYNDVYVSNRDWKHLKEPWLTNFLNQRKQYENRLAAIIQHGIDTGKFKAVHPHVAVLTMLSAVRSIEYWQRSKKAISSKQIADDLVMMLLKGLEQ, encoded by the coding sequence ATGGCTCGCCCCAAACAAACCACCAGCCCCAACCGCCGCCAGCAAATACTGGAACAGGCTGCGGGCCTTTTTAAAACCAATGGCTTCAACGCCACCACCATGCGGCAGCTGGCCGAGCAAACCGGCATGGAAGCTGCCAGCCTCTACAACCACATCAGTAGTAAAGAAGAATTGCTGCGTGAAATTTGCTTTAGCGTTGCCAACGATTTTAATGCGCACCTGCTGCAACTCGAAGCCGATGATAGTTGCGCCAGCCGCAAAATGGAAGCCATCATCCGGTTTCACATACACATGTTGCTTACCCGCTACAATGATGTGTATGTAAGCAACCGCGACTGGAAGCATTTGAAAGAACCTTGGCTCACCAATTTTCTCAACCAACGCAAGCAATACGAAAACCGATTGGCTGCCATCATTCAGCATGGCATTGATACAGGCAAGTTCAAGGCCGTGCATCCACATGTGGCGGTGCTCACCATGCTATCAGCTGTGCGAAGCATTGAGTATTGGCAGCGCAGCAAAAAAGCCATCAGCAGCAAACAAATAGCCGACGATTTGGTAATGATGCTATTGAAAGGATTAGAACAATAA
- a CDS encoding FAD-binding oxidoreductase, which produces MAQHFYTLTVKSVSPETNNAVVVSFDVPEALRNVFAFTQGQYLTIKANINGQEVRRNYSLCSSPLDDAWQIGIKKVEGGVFSTWANTELKPGMQLEVMPPIGKFFTPLQPAQQKHYLAIAAGSGITPILSIISTTLRTEPNSRFTLVYGNRNRSSIMFKEALEALKDKYIERFRLIHVLSRERTDADIHHGRIDAAKCETLATQLIDVTKVDACFLCGPQQMTLDAKDTLIRAGLATEKIHVELFSSAASHKPIHRNDAAAQHKQPMSKVQLRIDGVHSSFDLEYMGNSILDAALLQGADRPMPAKAVYAALVKPSW; this is translated from the coding sequence ATGGCACAACATTTTTATACCCTTACTGTAAAAAGCGTATCACCCGAAACGAACAATGCCGTTGTTGTAAGTTTTGATGTACCAGAAGCGTTGCGTAACGTATTTGCCTTTACGCAGGGTCAATACCTTACCATAAAAGCCAACATCAACGGGCAGGAAGTTCGGCGCAACTACAGCCTGTGTAGCAGCCCGCTGGATGATGCCTGGCAAATTGGTATCAAAAAAGTAGAAGGCGGTGTGTTTTCTACCTGGGCCAATACCGAACTCAAACCGGGCATGCAGTTGGAAGTGATGCCACCCATCGGTAAGTTTTTTACGCCATTGCAACCAGCGCAACAAAAGCACTACCTCGCCATTGCTGCGGGTAGTGGTATCACGCCCATTCTCAGCATCATCAGCACTACACTGCGTACCGAGCCCAACAGCCGTTTTACATTGGTGTATGGCAATCGCAACCGCAGCAGCATCATGTTTAAAGAAGCGCTGGAAGCACTCAAGGATAAATACATCGAACGCTTCCGGTTGATACATGTGCTGAGCCGCGAAAGAACCGATGCCGATATACATCATGGTCGTATTGATGCAGCCAAATGTGAAACGCTGGCCACGCAATTGATTGATGTAACGAAAGTAGATGCCTGCTTTTTGTGCGGCCCTCAGCAAATGACACTCGATGCCAAAGACACATTGATACGTGCCGGCTTGGCAACTGAAAAAATACATGTAGAGTTATTTAGTTCTGCAGCATCGCACAAGCCTATTCATAGAAATGATGCGGCGGCGCAGCACAAACAACCTATGAGCAAAGTGCAGCTGCGTATTGACGGCGTTCACTCATCTTTCGATTTGGAATACATGGGCAACAGCATACTGGATGCGGCCCTGCTGCAAGGCGCCGATCGCCCTATGCCTGCAAAGGCGGTGTATGCTGCACTTGTAAAGCCAAGTTGGTGA